A region of Lepeophtheirus salmonis chromosome 13, UVic_Lsal_1.4, whole genome shotgun sequence DNA encodes the following proteins:
- the Hpr1 gene encoding THO complex subunit 1 produces the protein MKTGEVQKAIMTALKDSFGKRKLDSFEKWVLKWSKSDSDDVEYRKLVVDQSFREYFTISIIGDGQQLNYLSDCELLCDFSIAGARKGLTSPTLPIVLLSDMFDVIPLEKCQDLFKVVEINVNTWKEDTFFVPCKNSILRICNDLLRRLSRTQNTVFCGRILLFLARFFPFSERSGLNVISEFNLDNTTVFSSKKELDDENNEHFLDEDAMEISTSLDSGGIHIDANSKNVNIDYTLYTKFWQLQDFFRNPTQCYEKLKWKTFSTYTKDVLNIFQSYKLDSISGKAQTSQHYFAKFLTNQNLFQLQLGDANFRQYILIQFLILFQYLQSSVKFKSDNQVLNEEQKRWISIETSRIYNLLEETPPNGKQFAQSVRHILKREEQWNAWKNEGCPPFTIDQKEKSTPKKIISTRKHKRKLGDQIRDAEINKKFLMGNIHLTKLWNLFPDNMEACSSEERDFLPSLDEYFSEAIEQFDPANQIEDEYKKVSDGAWGWRALRLLARKSPNFFTYGNKPIARLPDYLESMLKQMTKDDMSKKNDLNKNGHEESNGSGALDGDSHMVESEVDSQE, from the exons ATGAAAACTGGGGAGGTTCAAAAGGCCATTATg ACGGCATTAAAAGATTCATTTGGAAAGAGGAAATTGGATTCATTTGAAAAGTGGGTCTTAAAATGGTCAAAGAG tgacTCTGACGATGTTGAATATCGTAAATTGGTTGTGGATCAATCTTTTAGAGAGTATTTTACTATTTCGATAATAGGAGATGGACAACAACTCAATTATCTATCTGATTGTGAGCTTCTTTGCGATTTTTCAATTGCCGGAGCTCGTAAAGGATTAACGTCACCTACTCTTCCAATTGTACTCCTATCTGACATGTTTGACGTTATTcctttagaaaaatgtcaagaCTTGTTTAAAGTTGTAGAAATCAATGTGAACACTTGGAAGGAGGATACTTTTTTTGTGCCGTGTAAAAATAGTATACTTAGAATTTGTAATG ATTTGCTCAGAAGACTGTCTCGAACTCAAAACACGGTATTCTGTGGAAGGATTCTATTATTTCTTGCAAGATTTTTCCCCTTTTCGGAGCGGTCTGGTTTAAATGTTATTTCTGAATTTAATCTAGATAATACCACTGTCTTTTCATCGAAAAAAGAATTGGATGACGAGAATAACGAACATTTTCTAGATGAGGATGCAATGGAGATTTCTACCTCTTTAGATTCAGGAGGAATTCATATTGATGCTAACTCTAAGAA CGTAAACATTGATTATACTCTTTATACCAAGTTCTGGCAATTACAAGATTTCTTTCGTAATCCAACTCAATGTTATGAAAAACTTAAATGGAAAACATTTTCCACT TACACTAAAGAtgtgttgaatatttttcaaagttacaAGCTGGATAGCATATCAGGAAAAGCACAAACTTCACAGCATTATTTTGCTAAGTTCCTAACTAATCAAAATCTTTTTCAACTTCAATTGGGAGACGCAAACTTTCGccaatatattttgatacaattcTTGATACTTTTTCAATATCTTCAATCTTCTGTTAAATTTAAAAGCGATAATCAGGTTCTCAATGAAGAGCAAAAAAGATGGATAAGTATAGAGACTTCACGCATTTATAATCTTCTGGAAGAAACTCCACCAAACGGTAAGCAATTTGCTCAATCGGTTCGGCACattttaaaaagagaagaaCAATGGAATGCTTGGAAGAACGAAGGATGTCCGCCCTTTACTATTGATCAGAAAGAAAAATCAactccaaagaaaataatatcaacgAGAAAGCATAAGAGGAAACTCGGAGACCAAATTCGAGAtgcagaaataaataaaaaatttctcatGGGAAATATTCATCTCACAAAGCTGTGGAATTTATTTCCTGATAACATGGAAGCTTGTTCGTCTGAAGAAAGAGATTTTCTTCCTTCGTTGGATGAATATTTTTCAGAAGCAATTGAACAATTTGATCCTGCTAATCAAATTGAAGACGAATATAA GAAAGTTAGTGATGGGGCCTGGGGTTGGCGTGCACTCAGATTATTGGCCCGTAAAAGTCCAAACTTTTTCACTTATGGTAATAAACCTATTGCAAGACTTCCAGATTATTTGGAATCCATGTTAAAACAAATGACTAAGGACGATATGTCAAAGAAAaacgatttaaataaaaatggacacGAGGAAAGTAATGGTAGTGGAGCATTAGATGGGGATTCGCATATGGTAGAAAGTGAAGTAGATTCTCaagaataa
- the LOC121127688 gene encoding uncharacterized protein: MTFLLVLIITFFIKNGESQFLDHYTKTILERTHCSFDPLDGIYVDISSKDAKKYSSMTIYCKDESYSLELRSLNIRGAVEFCLLEKKVPINCSTQWLRFTSENMYHLIVSSNEIGVHCITLRRYNASNESYNEDILLYRLYAKMNFDFDKVVIQSLNYINLLAVSLINFIFGLSLKLDRMHYSIRAFLLNIASCEARKIRSIMSPGPIKIGLFCQLIIMPTLAFILGFIFKTDNICIENEILFRLGLFVLGTSPGSLSSNWFSKLFDGDVELSLTLTIFSNIFYPLNTLIWWNLLGITFKHFLPKLSKLILSVYSYLFILGMITTLFILYFQYISFFRLFDVTHACIIFALSSIGLVLSMTIASTFSLSLAQVITIGIDTCMQNANIAGAMLTKNLPSPSRDVAAISYMGQFFLTTIILLSAYVLWNLHRYLKTKFQLPKYLKQ; encoded by the exons ATGACTTTCCTCCTCGTTCTTAtcatcacattttttattaaaaatggagaAAGTCAATTTTTAGATCACTATACAAAAACAATCCTTGAGAGAACACATTGCTCTTTTGATCCTTTAGATGGAATCTATGTAGATATTAGCTCAAAAGACGCAAAAAAGTATTCATCGATGACGATATACTGTAAGGATGAAAGCTATTCTTTAGAGCTACGTTCTCTAAATATAAGAGGAGCTGTGGAGTTCTGCTTGCTTGAGAAGAAAGTGCCTATCAATTGTTCAACCCAATGGCTGAGATTTACTTCAGAAAACATGTATCATCTCATTGTGAGTAGTAATGAAATTGGTGTGCATTGTATAACATTGCGAAGATATAATGCCAGCAATGAATCCTACAATGAGGATATCTTATTATACAGATTATatgcaaaaatgaattttgacttTGACAAAGTGGTTATTCAATCCTTGaattatataaacttattaGCCGTTTCtctaatcaattttattttcggCCTCTCATTGAAATTGGATAGAATGCATTATTCTATTAGAGCATTCTTATTGAACATAGCTTCATGTGAAGCCAGGAAAATAAGAAGCATAATGTCCCCTGGACCCATAAAAATTGGATTGTtttgtcaattaataattatgccAACTCTTGCCTTTATTCTtggattcatttttaaaacggataatatatgcattgaaaatgaaattttatttagacTCGGGCTCTTTGTACTCGGAACAAGCCCAGGAAGTTTATCATCAAATTGGTTTTCAAAGCTCTTTGATGGAGATGTAGAACTTTCCCTAACTCTGACGAtattttccaacattttttaccctttaaaCACTCTTATCTGGTGGAATCTTTTAG GGATCACATTCAAACACTTTCTACCCAAGTTATCAAAGTTAATATTAAGCGTGTATTCCTACTTATTTATTCTTGGAATGATTACAACTCTTTTCATTCTCTATTTTCAATACATAAGCTTTTTCCGTTTGTTTGATGTAACTCATGCATGTATCATTTTTGCTTTATCCTCCATTGGTCTCGTTTTGAGCATGACAATAGCATCAACCTTCTCTTTATCATTGGCACAAGTCATTACAATTGGTATAGATACTTGTATGCAAAATGCAAATATAGCTGGTGCAATGTTGACAAAAAACTTACCAAGTCCATCAAGGGATGTGGCCGCAATTTCGTATatgggtcaattttttttaacgacaATTATTCTACTCTCTGCGTACGTTTTGTGGAACTTGCATAGATATTTGAAGACCAAGTTCCAGTTACCTAAATACTTGAAACAATAG